From a region of the Kwoniella mangroviensis CBS 8507 chromosome 1 map unlocalized Ctg01, whole genome shotgun sequence genome:
- a CDS encoding deoxyhypusine hydroxylase, with product MSVQVTPEQLSTLKATLLNTSGSTPLHERFRSLFMLKAVGGDEVVDIIAEGLKDPSPLLKHELAYVLGQLSNLRALPVLNEVLINPTGQHCSMVRHEAAEALGALSSLESLPVLERYLNDPSREVRETCEIAAEKIRFDNSEEGKKRQLNPDFPTIDPAPSATPSGDVSIPSLRTDLLNTSLPLFERYRAMFALRDFGSSSKEAVEALADGFGDGSALFRHEIAYIFGQLSSPYSIPSLLSRLRDPKEDDMVRHEAAEALGGIASDGVEGDDQSSLPTDQQLPSGGVLAVLREWAVKQDAPVVVRESCQVAIDMWEYENSTDQFNPIDSLTTNKSNTTGMERSAHAAVSAMAVA from the exons atgtctgTCCAAGTCACCCCTGAACAGCTGTCAACGCTGAAAGCTACCCTCTTGAACACCTCCGGTTCAACACCTCTACATGAAAGGTTCAGGTCTCTGTTCATGTTGAAAGCGgtgggaggtgatgaggtTGTAGATATAATTGCAGAGG GTCTCAAAGATCCATCTCCTTTGTTAAAACACGAACTCGCCTATGTCTTGGGTCAATTATCCAACCTCCGTGCTCTACCCGTCTTAAACGAAGTACTGATCAACCCGACTGGACAACACTGCTCGATGGTCCGACACGAAGCTGCCGAAGCTCTCGGTGCATTGAGTTCCCTCGAGAGTTTACCAGTATTGGAGAGATACCTGAACGATCCCTCGAGGGAAGTTCGAGAAACATGTGAAATCGCCGCTGAGAAGATCAGGTTCGATAACTctgaagagggaaagaagagacagTTGAA CCCAGATTTCCCAACCATCGATCCAGCACCTTCCGCCACTCCCAGCGGCGACGTCTCCATCCCCTCTCTCCGAACAGACTTGCTTAATACCTCTTTACCCCTCTTCGAAAGGTACAGAGCGATGTTCGCATTGAGGGATTTCGGATCATCGAGTAAAGAGGCTGTTGAAGCTTTGGCAGATGGATTCGGGGATGGGTCAGCcttgttcag ACACGAAATCGCCTATATATTTGGACAACTCTCTTCTCCCTATTCGATCCCTTCATTATTATCGAGATTGCGAGATccaaaggaagatgatatggtTAGACATGAGGCTGCTGAAGCTTTAGGTGGAATAGCTTCAGACGgtgttgag GGAGACGATCAGTCATCTTTGCCTACCGACCAACAACTTCCCTCTGGCGGTGTATTGGCAGTACTTAGAGAATGGGCGGTGAAGCAAGATGCTCCAGTTGTAGTCAGAGAGAGTTGTCAGGTGGCTATCGATATgtgggag TACGAAAATTCTACTGATCAATTCAACCCTATCGATTCATTGACCACAAACAAATCCAATACCACAGGGATGGAAAGATCCGCTCATGCTGCTGTATCGGCTATGGCAGTAGCTTAA